A segment of the Nitrospinaceae bacterium genome:
CATAGCTGTGGCGATTGCTGTGTTCGGAATCGACTCTGGCGCTGCATTTGCCGCCGTGATAGGTCCCCTGGTGGAAGTTCCCGTCTTAATTGGGTTGGTTAATGTTGCTCTTCGATTCCAGAAGATCTATTTCACCTCCCATGAGAATGAATAGGATTTCACCATGAACAATTGCTTTGAGAGACGTACGCATTCCGGCGAACAAAAAAATGCAAAGTAGCGATTAGCTACATAATCTCATCTATAGCTATTTACGGCCCTTGGAACTAAATTGAAGTTATCGGCCATTTCTTTTTGCGTAATTTAAATGGAGATCGGTTGATGGAAGATCGCGATTATCATAGTCGCTGGACGGTCGTCGCGGGTGGCCTGATCGTCCAAATCATACTGGGAACAGTTTACGCCTTCAGTGTATTTGTTAAGCCTCTTGAGATCGAGTTTGGCTGGGGCCGCACCACGACCCAATGGGCATTTTCATTTGCGCTTCTCTCATTCGCCATTGTGATGATCCCGGCGGGACGGCTTCAAGACCGTATTGGTCCCCGAAAGGTGGCCAGCATTGGCGGAATACTTCTCGGTCTTTCCTTTATTCTAAGCGCTTTCACCGTTCATCCCGGACATCCTTGGACCCTATACCTTACCTACGGTGTCCTCGGAGGGGCCGGAATCGGCTTCGCCTATGTCTGTCCAATTGCCGCAGCAACCAAATGGTATCCAGAGAAAAAAGGACTCATCGCGGGCCTATCAGTCGCGGGTTTTGGCGCAGGAGCGCTATTTTTCGCTGGCCCGGCCTCGTCACTGCTATTGCCTCCCACTTCCGACGGGGAGGCCTTCGGACTCTCGCAAATTCTCCTGATCGGGCTCGGCATCGCTAAGGGCGGCGGGTTCGGAATTGGCTGGAAGGCGTTTTTCATTCTTCATGGCGTTGTCTGCGCGGGAGCGGTTGTCGCAGGGGCAGCCCTATTGCGGAATCCGCCCGAGGGCTGGAGCCCGCCAGGCTGGCAAGCCCCAGAGCCTGCCAAGGAGTCGGCCAAGGAAACAGAGTGGCGCGACATGCTGAACACACCTCTGGCCTGCATGCTTTGGCTCACTTTCATCTTCGGCGCCACTTCGGGTCTCATGGCCATCGGCCAGTGGAAGCCAATGATGACCTCTATTCTAGAAGGAAGAACCTTCGCGCCCGAATGGATGGGTGGCTTCGGACGTTTTGTCGAACCCGTGGGAATCCTCGCAATATTCAACGCGTTGGGTCGTATTTTCTGGGGCAAAGTGAGTGACATCATCGACCGCCCCCGCGCCATGATGATGATGTTTCTAGCTCAAGGGATGGCGTTCATGCTCCTGGTGAGCGTCAATTCAGTATCGGCTATTTTCCTGGCCTCAGCCTGGGTGGGACTGAACTTCGGTGGTAATTTCGCGCTGTTCCCCTCGGCAACATCGGATTATTTTGGCGCGAAGAACTTCGGGAGCAATTATGGTTGGATTTTCACCGCCTACGGCGTGGCTGGAATCCTAGGCCCTGTAGTCGGCGGCGTATTGTTCGACTCGACCAAGGGATATCTAACAGCCTTTGTCTTCGCGGGAATTCTTTGCTTTGTTGCCGCAGGCACATCGGTCACGGTTTGGATGATGGGCAAGCAAAGGGAAAAAGAATTGGGGTTTTAGTGCGGGCTGGTGAGACTATTTCACCAATTCGTGGGTTCCACTTTTCCTTCTATGTGTTTGTTCATTCTTCTCAAGAACTCGTTTTTTTATCACCCGAGGACAACCCTTATCCCTTTTGGACTCGCGTCCAAGGGTTGTCCCTTCCTTGGAGTCGCAGCATAGGCTGTCAACCTTAGATAATTCCCTTTTTTTTCATCCCCAAGACGCACATGTCGGCAATCGATTCCACCGAATTTCGCATGTTGTTGATAACAATATCGTAATTTAACGGATCGGTGACATCAGTTCCCAAAAACTCCCGAACGAATGCTTCTCGTCTCTTTTCCTCATTAATTGTGATGGACTTGGCTTCGATGGTGGCGATTTCTCCTTCGCTGCCAATCTTTTCCGCACGCCACCGAAGGGGAGCCACCAGTCGAATATGAAACCCGCTATCGACCTCGCCACAGACACACGCGCCACCACGCCCCAGAAGAATGACGCGTCCAGCGCTGGCAAGCGATATGAGCGTTTCCGCCAGGGACTCATAAGCTCGAAGTTCCGTGGGGTGGCCGCTGATCAGCACCTCGACCGTTTGGCGAATAATTCCTCTTCTGCCACTGCTAAGCGCCTCGGCAAATTCTGCGGCCTTTCCTTCTTTCTTGTTAATGTTCTCAATCACCTCTTTTCCCATGACGACCCAAGGGGTTGGCTCAGAAGAGATTGCATTCAGCCGCTCCTCAAGTGCTCTAGCTAGGGGGTAGCCCTGACACCCATACTCGCGCGAAATGGTGACGAACGGCTCCGGCTTTTTAATTTTCTCCTCCGGCTGTAAATTTTTCCTTGCCTGCCATGTGAGAAAGTTCTGAATTTGTCTTGGGTATATATCGTTGTTCATCTCAAACCTCCTTTAGGCATCTAGGTAGGCTTATGCCCATGGATATAATTTTAGATGACAGTTCTATTAACAACACGAACACAGAAGTTTCTTCGGCTGCATTTTCGAGGCTAAGCTCATGGCGGTTAGCCTCACGATTGCTCTTTGCGCGAGAATGAGATTTAAGTATTCGAGAAGAAAAGCGAATACTGATGTCTTGAGGCACTCCAGGTCGTAGCGAGGAGAACTCTCGGCATCTATGACCAACAAAAACAAGTGGGTGTCCAGAATGCGGCTAAATATCTGTCCATCAAAACAATGAAGCCGAACCGGATACATGCACCCCTCCCTCCAACAAACAGGGTAGGCCGACCCCAGCCGCCATATAATCCTCACTATTAAATATAGGTTTATGCAACAATTTTTTCGATCTTTTTGGCGCTATTCATGGGAGACACCCCATTTAAAGTGGACACAGCCTCCTTAATTTCCTCTTTAAATCGCACCTTGCCCATAGGCATCTCCAGCCATTCATTCGTCGGCCTGTCTCTTTGGCCCACGCCAAAAGTGATCGCATCCGTCGGACAAATATCCATGCATGCTCCGCAGGTGTAGCAATCCGGAATTACCTTGTCGCGATACAGAATAGCGTCCATCGCGTTTGATGGGCAAACTTTTACACAGGCATTGCACTTCGGGCAGTTACCGTAATCAATCTTTATTTTGAAAACACTGATTTTCTCTCCGAGCCAACCCACTAGGCCAAAGGGGCAAAAAAAACTGCACCAGGGCCGATAAACAACCAGGCTCGCAGCCAGAACGAGGAGGACCGCAGCTCCTCCGATGATGCTTAGATGAGTGGGCTTGAAGACGCGGAAAGGATCTATGGGCTCAAGTAGATCAAAGGCCCAGAGGAAGGCACCTCCAGTCATCGCTGCGAAGGTGGCAATGCGAATTCCGTTTGAGAGCCAAAAGGGTGGCTTTATTTGAGGAATGATTCCCCGACGATCACGCTTTCCCCGATTGAGGCGATGGAGAAGATCCTGAAACACCCCGAGGTGACATCCCCATGAGCAAATGAACTTGTTGGCAAGAATTACAGACAGCAAGAAGACTGAAAGTGCAATGGCCCGGGGAGGAAAAATAACTCCCGATATTCCCAGAAGCGTGATGGTGTCTTTAATTGTCCCCATTGGATTGGGTTCTGAGCCGAGCAAAACGCCAAAGATGAGCAAAGAGCTGGCGAGCATACCTTTTCGGAGCTTAGGGGTCACTTTCTTTCGAAGAACCAAATAAAAAACAACGAGAAGAAAAACCAACCAAAGAGCGAACTTCGAGAAAATCTTTATCCAGTTCTTCGAACCATGCTGTTCGCTAAGAGCTTGTGCCTTTCGAAGGCTTACCTCCGCATTCGCTATATTAATTCCAAGGTCACCTAAGGTTTTGCCATGAACCTCGTCGGACCCAAGAGAAAAGGCTTTTTGAACAACTTTCCGGGATAAGCCATTCACCGCAGCCACCTCGCTAAGAGGCATTTCCATTCGAAGGGTCAATTCAGCAGGAAGTTCTATTTTTTCTGGTTTTCCGCCCCACATACGATTCGACACAACAGAGATGAAGAGAACCACCGCAACTAGGCTAATGGCTTGAAAAATCACCACCCCAATTTTTTTTAATTTTTCCACAACTTTATCCTCTCTATTCATTCTGTTTTCCCCTACAACTGCATCATTTCAGGGGCTTCCAAAATGATTTCTGGCTCCAATGAAATTTTTGTACTAATCGTATGTGCAATGAGGCAATCCTTTTCGGCAAACTCAAGACACCAGCGGGCCAAATCTTCATCACCATCAGATGGAAGGACAACCCTCGGCCTAAGGGTGGCGTGGGTAAAGAGAAATTCCTTATCCGGGCGAGCAAGCGTTCCCTCGACATCACACTCGAAAGAGAGAAACTCGAGCCCCTTCCATTCCGCCGTCCCGAGAAATGTCGTCATGAAGCAACTGCTAAGCGCTGCCACAAACAGGTCCTCGGGCGACCAGATGCCAGCGTGGCCTTTAAACTCGGGTGGCGTCGCAACTTTTATATCGGGCTTTCCGTTACATGAAAGTGTCCCTATTCTTGCTATGTCCCAATTGACCTGTGTGCGGTATTTGAAGGTCTTGCTTTGGACTGCCATGTTGAATTCCTCCATACGGTGCGAACTAAGTTTGCCCAGCGCTCACCATTGAACCCGTATTAAATCCTACCGATCATTTTCGACTTTTCTTTATATCCCTCACCACGATTCGAAAGACCTCCACTTCTTTGCCCATCGGCTGCACAATTTCCCTCAATTGTTTTTTCTCGGATACATCAAGAGAAAAACCGATTCTTTTCGCGAAAACTTCTTTCGAAACTGCACTTTTGAGAATCAGTTCATGAAGCGTCCAGTAGCCACGAATCTGCTCGGCCTTGAGGCCAGGCATTTTGGGGATATGTATCCCCTGCCGAACAACTTCTCGGAAGTGCTCGACGTGCTTCCCGAGTATTTGGGCTATGTCGCGAATTTTTTTCTCGCCCGATGTTTTCGTAGAAAAACCGACGGCCTCGGCAAATCGTTTCTTTGGAATGCCAGTTTTCGTGACGAGTTCATCGAGCGTCCAGGTACCGCGAATCTTGTCAGGGTCGAGAGGCTTTGCCGCAGCGACCTGAACCGGCGTCTGGGCACTCGTCTTTATTTG
Coding sequences within it:
- a CDS encoding OFA family MFS transporter, translated to MEDRDYHSRWTVVAGGLIVQIILGTVYAFSVFVKPLEIEFGWGRTTTQWAFSFALLSFAIVMIPAGRLQDRIGPRKVASIGGILLGLSFILSAFTVHPGHPWTLYLTYGVLGGAGIGFAYVCPIAAATKWYPEKKGLIAGLSVAGFGAGALFFAGPASSLLLPPTSDGEAFGLSQILLIGLGIAKGGGFGIGWKAFFILHGVVCAGAVVAGAALLRNPPEGWSPPGWQAPEPAKESAKETEWRDMLNTPLACMLWLTFIFGATSGLMAIGQWKPMMTSILEGRTFAPEWMGGFGRFVEPVGILAIFNALGRIFWGKVSDIIDRPRAMMMMFLAQGMAFMLLVSVNSVSAIFLASAWVGLNFGGNFALFPSATSDYFGAKNFGSNYGWIFTAYGVAGILGPVVGGVLFDSTKGYLTAFVFAGILCFVAAGTSVTVWMMGKQREKELGF
- a CDS encoding OsmC family protein → MAVQSKTFKYRTQVNWDIARIGTLSCNGKPDIKVATPPEFKGHAGIWSPEDLFVAALSSCFMTTFLGTAEWKGLEFLSFECDVEGTLARPDKEFLFTHATLRPRVVLPSDGDEDLARWCLEFAEKDCLIAHTISTKISLEPEIILEAPEMMQL
- a CDS encoding 4Fe-4S binding protein; this encodes MNREDKVVEKLKKIGVVIFQAISLVAVVLFISVVSNRMWGGKPEKIELPAELTLRMEMPLSEVAAVNGLSRKVVQKAFSLGSDEVHGKTLGDLGINIANAEVSLRKAQALSEQHGSKNWIKIFSKFALWLVFLLVVFYLVLRKKVTPKLRKGMLASSLLIFGVLLGSEPNPMGTIKDTITLLGISGVIFPPRAIALSVFLLSVILANKFICSWGCHLGVFQDLLHRLNRGKRDRRGIIPQIKPPFWLSNGIRIATFAAMTGGAFLWAFDLLEPIDPFRVFKPTHLSIIGGAAVLLVLAASLVVYRPWCSFFCPFGLVGWLGEKISVFKIKIDYGNCPKCNACVKVCPSNAMDAILYRDKVIPDCYTCGACMDICPTDAITFGVGQRDRPTNEWLEMPMGKVRFKEEIKEAVSTLNGVSPMNSAKKIEKIVA
- a CDS encoding cytidylate kinase-like family protein, with the protein product MNNDIYPRQIQNFLTWQARKNLQPEEKIKKPEPFVTISREYGCQGYPLARALEERLNAISSEPTPWVVMGKEVIENINKKEGKAAEFAEALSSGRRGIIRQTVEVLISGHPTELRAYESLAETLISLASAGRVILLGRGGACVCGEVDSGFHIRLVAPLRWRAEKIGSEGEIATIEAKSITINEEKRREAFVREFLGTDVTDPLNYDIVINNMRNSVESIADMCVLGMKKKGII